One region of Quercus lobata isolate SW786 chromosome 2, ValleyOak3.0 Primary Assembly, whole genome shotgun sequence genomic DNA includes:
- the LOC115975290 gene encoding L10-interacting MYB domain-containing protein-like, with translation MGKNNTSNSKAKKTRAVWVDPSWTTTFCNLCVEEIEAGNKGIFAALSAKGWSNLVIKFRDETGLNYDKEQLKCRWDVLKADWRVWEKLKGVDTNLGWDAVKGTIDASDDWWDMKLKEVPKASKFRHKGLQNLQQLDRMFRDIAATGAELM, from the exons ATGGGTAAAAACAACACTTCCAACTCCAAGGCAAAAAAAACAAGAGCAGTATGGGTAGATCCAAGTTGGACAACTACTTTTTGTAACCTTTGTGTGGAAGAGATTGAAGCTGGGAATAAGGGAATCTTTGCTGCCTTAAGTGCCAAAGGTTGGAGCAATTTGGTAATCAAATTTCGTGATGAGACTGGTCTAAACTATGATAAGGAACAATTAAAATGTAGGTGGGATGTATTAAAAGCAGATTGGAGAGTGTGGGAAAAATTGAAGGGTGTTGACACAAATTTAGGTTGGGATGCAGTGAAGGGAACAATTGATGCTAGTGATGATTGGTGGGACATGAAGTTGAAG GAAGTACCCAAAGCTTCAAAATTTCGACATAAAGGTCTACAGAATCTACAACAACTTGATAGAATGTTTAGGGATATTGCAGCAACTGGAGCAGAACTCatgtag